The Citrifermentans bemidjiense Bem genome window below encodes:
- a CDS encoding L-threonylcarbamoyladenylate synthase — protein sequence MLLEINPDNPQPRLVAKVVEILKNGGVVAYPTDTTYGIGCSIFSKKGIERIYQVKQRDRKKPFSFICSDISEISRYARVSNYAFKQLRRLLPGPYTFVLEANSVVPDLVTTKQRTVGIRMPDNNICLAIVKELGHPIVTTSANLSGEDPIGNPWQVEHELGKLLDLVVDGGDLSADVSSVVSLIGDSPELLRKGVGDVSWCE from the coding sequence ATGCTCCTGGAAATAAATCCCGACAATCCGCAGCCGCGGCTGGTAGCCAAGGTGGTGGAGATACTGAAAAACGGAGGCGTGGTTGCCTACCCGACCGACACCACCTACGGCATCGGCTGCAGCATCTTCAGCAAGAAGGGAATCGAGCGGATCTACCAGGTCAAACAGCGCGACCGCAAGAAACCCTTTTCCTTCATCTGCTCGGACATATCCGAGATCTCGCGCTACGCCAGGGTCTCCAACTACGCCTTCAAACAGCTGCGCCGGCTGCTGCCTGGCCCGTACACCTTCGTCCTGGAGGCGAACAGCGTGGTGCCGGACCTGGTCACGACCAAGCAGAGAACGGTCGGCATCCGCATGCCCGACAACAACATCTGCCTTGCCATAGTGAAGGAGTTGGGCCACCCCATCGTCACCACCAGCGCCAACCTCTCCGGAGAAGACCCTATTGGCAATCCCTGGCAGGTCGAGCACGAACTCGGGAAACTCCTGGATCTCGTGGTCGACGGCGGCGACCTCTCCGCCGACGTTAGTTCCGTGGTAAGCCTCATCGGCGACTCTCCCGAACTCCTCAGGAAAGGGGTAGGGGACGTGAGCTGGTGCGAATGA
- the queD gene encoding 6-carboxytetrahydropterin synthase QueD codes for MFRLTIHTAFAAAHNLINYQGDCENLHGHNWKVEVSVTTNELDKAGLGIDFKILKRETNTLLKTLDHKYLNELPPFLEVSPSSENIARYLYHELTKILGSDKVKVEMVTVWESDFAAASYYE; via the coding sequence ATGTTTCGTCTCACCATTCACACTGCCTTCGCTGCAGCCCACAACTTGATCAACTACCAGGGGGACTGCGAGAACCTGCATGGCCACAACTGGAAGGTCGAGGTATCGGTAACGACCAATGAACTGGACAAGGCGGGGCTCGGCATCGACTTCAAGATCCTCAAGCGGGAGACCAACACCCTCTTGAAGACCCTGGACCACAAGTACCTGAACGAGCTCCCCCCTTTCTTGGAGGTCTCCCCCTCTTCCGAGAACATCGCGCGCTACCTTTATCATGAGCTGACCAAGATCCTTGGCAGCGACAAGGTGAAGGTGGAGATGGTCACCGTGTGGGAGTCGGATTTCGCCGCCGCGAGCTACTATGAGTAA
- a CDS encoding aminopeptidase, with product MKDPRLKQFAEVLVDYSARVQKDDVVLISCAGTEGAPLVKELYALCLERGAKYVEYEFTIPDINRYFYNLASAEQLSYFPQHKLDFMKQANVYIGLTASDNSMVMAKAKQVSMIAWSKVVRPIIDQRVKHTRWVITRYPTQSAAQEARMSLDEYEDYLFAACCMDWEEESRKQDALKACVDAADRVRIKASDTDLSFSIKGLPGIKCDGRLNIPDGEVFTAPVRDSVQGYITYNCPTVYQGKEFNNIRLEFENGRIVRANSPGMDEELNRILDTDEGARYVGEFAIGVNPKITVPMRNILFDEKIFGSIHFTPGQAYDECDNGNRSAVHWDMVKILAGDGELWFDDILIQKDGLFVHEPLLGLNPGA from the coding sequence ATGAAAGATCCTCGCTTAAAACAATTCGCTGAAGTCCTGGTCGATTACTCGGCACGCGTGCAGAAAGACGACGTGGTGCTCATCTCCTGCGCCGGCACAGAAGGCGCACCTTTGGTCAAGGAGCTCTACGCGCTCTGCCTGGAGCGGGGCGCCAAGTACGTCGAGTACGAGTTCACCATCCCCGACATCAACCGCTACTTCTACAACCTGGCCAGCGCCGAGCAGCTCTCCTACTTCCCCCAGCACAAGCTGGACTTCATGAAGCAGGCGAACGTCTACATCGGGCTTACGGCGTCGGATAACTCCATGGTGATGGCCAAGGCGAAGCAGGTCAGCATGATCGCCTGGTCCAAGGTGGTGCGCCCCATCATCGACCAGCGCGTGAAGCACACCCGCTGGGTGATCACCCGCTATCCGACCCAGTCGGCAGCCCAGGAAGCGCGCATGAGCCTCGACGAGTATGAGGATTACCTCTTCGCGGCCTGCTGCATGGATTGGGAGGAGGAGTCGAGGAAGCAGGATGCGCTCAAGGCGTGCGTGGACGCGGCGGACCGGGTGCGCATCAAGGCTTCGGACACCGATCTCTCCTTCAGCATCAAGGGGCTTCCCGGCATCAAGTGCGACGGGCGCCTCAATATCCCCGACGGCGAGGTCTTCACCGCGCCGGTGCGCGATTCGGTGCAGGGGTACATCACCTACAACTGCCCCACCGTGTACCAGGGGAAGGAGTTCAACAACATCCGCCTCGAGTTCGAGAACGGCCGCATCGTCCGCGCCAACTCGCCGGGAATGGACGAAGAGCTGAACCGGATCCTCGACACCGACGAGGGGGCGCGTTACGTCGGTGAATTCGCCATCGGCGTCAACCCGAAAATCACGGTGCCGATGCGCAACATCCTTTTCGACGAGAAGATCTTCGGCTCCATCCACTTCACGCCCGGGCAGGCCTACGACGAATGCGACAACGGCAACCGCTCCGCGGTCCACTGGGACATGGTGAAGATACTGGCCGGCGACGGCGAGCTGTGGTTCGACGACATCCTGATCCAGAAGGACGGACTCTTCGTCCACGAGCCCCTGCTCGGTCTTAACCCGGGCGCTTAG
- a CDS encoding DUF58 domain-containing protein — MGVSAVNTGNNLLFLIVAAMLGFMAVTGVLGWLNLRGLSARVQLPDEVYAGTTTPLSVHLENRKKLLPSFLIDIGVSSGFVWFLMLQPRRPESASLFLTFSSRGSSSLPSAVISSRFPVNFFIRYSRIDLPATFIVFPAPRPLGLALQGGKPDTGEAVAAAAPGYEGDLAKISDYRGGEPLKLIHWRLSAKHDVFKVKELSATAGEPLTLDLERIPGRDLEQRLCACCFLVNRLVKGGRQVGLRLGEKVIAPAAPTRGHRLKLLGELALYGEAKD; from the coding sequence TTGGGCGTCTCCGCAGTCAATACCGGGAACAACCTGCTCTTTCTCATCGTGGCCGCCATGCTGGGGTTCATGGCGGTGACCGGTGTCCTTGGTTGGCTGAACCTCCGGGGGCTCTCCGCCCGGGTCCAGCTTCCCGACGAAGTCTACGCCGGCACCACGACGCCTTTGTCTGTGCACCTGGAGAACCGCAAGAAACTCCTTCCCTCCTTTCTCATCGACATCGGGGTCTCGTCCGGCTTCGTCTGGTTTCTCATGCTCCAGCCGCGCCGGCCTGAGTCGGCATCGCTTTTCCTCACCTTTTCCTCCCGCGGCAGCAGCAGCCTCCCCAGCGCGGTGATCAGCTCCCGTTTCCCCGTGAATTTCTTCATCCGCTACAGCCGGATCGACCTTCCCGCGACCTTCATCGTCTTTCCCGCGCCGCGGCCTCTTGGGCTTGCGCTGCAGGGTGGCAAGCCGGATACCGGGGAGGCGGTCGCGGCCGCGGCCCCCGGCTACGAGGGGGACCTCGCCAAGATCTCGGATTACCGGGGAGGGGAGCCGCTCAAGCTGATCCACTGGCGCCTCTCCGCCAAACACGACGTCTTCAAGGTAAAGGAGCTTTCGGCGACGGCGGGGGAGCCGCTTACCCTGGACCTGGAGCGCATCCCCGGCCGCGACCTGGAGCAGCGGCTTTGCGCCTGCTGCTTCCTGGTGAACCGCCTGGTGAAGGGGGGGCGTCAGGTAGGGCTCAGGTTGGGCGAGAAGGTGATCGCCCCAGCGGCGCCTACCCGCGGGCACCGGCTCAAACTTCTGGGAGAACTTGCCCTTTATGGCGAAGCTAAAGATTGA
- a CDS encoding AAA family ATPase, whose product MNNVLEELSRQHLKGKVRALRLSLMALLTGGHILLEDIPGLGKTTMALAFAGALGLSFGRVQCTSDLLPSDITGLSVFDRETGRFNFIKGPVFNNIVLVDEINRAMPKTQSALLEAMEERRVTVEGVTYRLPEPFLVLATQNPVEQVGTYPLPESQMDRFLIKTGIGYPPEEIEKGILRQGSIRDEILHIPSLVTHEELVDAIGTVKKDVYVGEKVTDYVYAIIKATRNYPLIQAGLSTRGGIGMVDAAKAAAYLNGRDFVAPEDVRDVAHAVCPHRLIFRPEHEGVDKEQILNAILKEIPLPLT is encoded by the coding sequence ATGAACAACGTGCTGGAGGAGCTTTCCCGCCAGCACCTGAAGGGGAAGGTCCGGGCGCTGAGGCTGAGCCTCATGGCGCTTCTGACCGGCGGGCACATCCTCCTGGAGGATATCCCGGGGCTCGGGAAGACCACCATGGCGCTAGCCTTCGCCGGCGCGCTGGGGCTCTCCTTCGGCCGGGTGCAGTGCACGAGCGACCTCCTTCCCTCGGACATCACCGGCCTCTCCGTCTTCGACAGGGAAACCGGCCGCTTCAACTTCATCAAGGGCCCGGTCTTCAACAACATCGTGCTGGTGGATGAGATCAACCGCGCCATGCCGAAGACGCAAAGCGCGCTCCTGGAGGCTATGGAGGAGCGCCGGGTGACGGTGGAAGGTGTTACCTACCGGCTCCCGGAACCGTTCCTGGTCTTAGCCACCCAGAACCCGGTGGAGCAGGTCGGCACCTATCCGCTTCCCGAATCGCAGATGGACCGCTTCCTCATCAAGACCGGCATAGGCTACCCCCCCGAGGAGATAGAGAAGGGGATACTGAGGCAGGGGAGCATCAGGGACGAAATCCTCCACATACCTTCCCTGGTGACGCACGAGGAGCTGGTCGACGCGATCGGGACGGTGAAGAAAGACGTCTACGTGGGGGAGAAGGTGACCGACTACGTCTACGCCATCATCAAGGCCACCCGGAACTATCCCCTGATCCAGGCCGGGCTCTCCACCCGCGGCGGCATCGGGATGGTCGACGCCGCCAAGGCCGCGGCGTACCTGAACGGACGGGACTTCGTAGCGCCGGAGGATGTACGGGATGTGGCGCACGCGGTCTGCCCGCACCGCCTCATTTTCCGCCCGGAGCACGAAGGGGTGGACAAGGAGCAGATATTAAACGCGATCCTAAAAGAGATACCGCTCCCCCTCACATAA
- a CDS encoding rod shape-determining protein, whose protein sequence is MIPLLKPTYWRPHVALDVGTATTRIAAGSRLMEQPSMIGRKRALSGGVVVDGETAWHILKPLLDRARVCGIVKPCVLACAPSDARYEERQLLVDSIMRSGAASAAVIPEPLAAAIGAGIDVSSPYARMVVDIGEGVTDCAIISSSEIRACCAVRIGCARMRSAIVKNIGGEYGDDLADDLMRRCGLARSPEDAGSVAVAASIEVVLEEIAAKLSLFVRDLPAEMGCDVIDSGICLTGGGALIPGVRRYLEERIGISICVADNPRHSVVEGARAILPVMLMLNRWH, encoded by the coding sequence ATGATTCCCTTGTTAAAGCCTACCTACTGGAGGCCGCACGTCGCCTTGGATGTCGGAACCGCAACTACGCGCATAGCTGCAGGGAGCCGGTTGATGGAACAACCGTCGATGATCGGCAGGAAAAGGGCTCTTAGCGGAGGGGTGGTGGTAGACGGGGAGACGGCATGGCATATCCTGAAGCCTCTACTGGATCGCGCCAGGGTCTGCGGCATCGTCAAGCCCTGCGTCCTAGCCTGCGCTCCCAGCGACGCACGTTATGAAGAGCGACAGCTGCTGGTCGACTCCATTATGAGATCCGGGGCAGCATCGGCCGCTGTGATCCCGGAACCGCTCGCGGCCGCGATTGGCGCAGGGATCGACGTTTCCTCGCCCTACGCCAGGATGGTGGTGGATATAGGTGAAGGCGTGACCGACTGCGCGATTATCAGCTCCAGCGAAATCCGCGCTTGCTGCGCGGTCAGGATCGGGTGCGCCCGGATGCGCTCGGCCATCGTGAAGAACATCGGCGGCGAGTATGGCGACGACCTTGCCGACGACCTGATGCGCCGCTGCGGCCTTGCCCGATCTCCGGAAGACGCTGGGAGCGTCGCGGTCGCGGCATCGATCGAGGTGGTGCTGGAAGAGATCGCCGCAAAGCTCTCTTTGTTCGTGCGGGATCTCCCTGCCGAAATGGGATGCGACGTCATCGACAGCGGGATCTGCCTGACCGGCGGCGGCGCTCTCATCCCCGGGGTGCGACGCTATCTTGAAGAGCGGATCGGCATCAGCATCTGCGTTGCCGACAACCCGCGCCACTCAGTGGTCGAGGGGGCACGAGCAATCCTGCCGGTCATGCTTATGCTGAACCGTTGGCACTGA
- the rnk gene encoding nucleoside diphosphate kinase regulator, producing MKNTQKAQRQVVVTEFDMERLEALIDKARSTQTRDSKNLKELGEELVRAEVVDPAGIPPDVITMNSKVCLQDLDSEEELVYTLVFPNEADLASGKISILAPVGTAMIGFRTGDRITWPVPGGMKNLKVKKILYQPEAAGDYHL from the coding sequence ATGAAGAATACCCAGAAGGCGCAACGGCAGGTAGTCGTAACCGAATTCGACATGGAGCGTTTGGAGGCTTTGATCGACAAGGCGCGCTCCACCCAGACGCGGGACAGCAAGAACCTGAAAGAACTGGGAGAAGAACTGGTCCGGGCTGAAGTGGTGGATCCGGCGGGCATCCCTCCGGACGTGATCACCATGAATTCGAAGGTTTGCCTGCAGGATCTCGATTCCGAGGAAGAGTTGGTTTACACGCTCGTCTTTCCCAACGAGGCGGATCTGGCCAGCGGCAAGATCTCGATTCTGGCACCGGTCGGTACCGCTATGATCGGTTTTAGAACCGGAGACCGCATCACCTGGCCCGTACCTGGAGGGATGAAGAATCTGAAGGTGAAGAAGATTCTCTATCAGCCTGAAGCGGCAGGGGATTACCATCTCTAG
- a CDS encoding 7-carboxy-7-deazaguanine synthase QueE — MSNGLRAPLVECFSSIQGEGVLVGLRQVFLRLAGCNLNCSFCDTPGMSETPKECLLELTPGRRDFFKVPNPVGLERVATLLESWTEGWPGIHHSISVTGGEPLLYAKELKEWLPVLRTLLPVYLETNGTLAHQLAPLMPHLDYIGMDFKLPSTSGCVNLWDAHRAFLETASKTSVFVKIVIDQSTEDWEIERSCQMIMAVNPGIPLILQPMTLGSGAVALPALRMLELQELCSGLNEVRVIPQTHKFMGQL; from the coding sequence ATGAGTAACGGTCTTCGCGCCCCTCTGGTCGAGTGCTTTTCCTCGATCCAGGGCGAGGGAGTCCTGGTCGGCCTGCGCCAGGTGTTCCTGAGGCTTGCCGGCTGCAACCTGAACTGCTCCTTTTGCGATACTCCCGGCATGAGCGAGACGCCCAAGGAGTGCCTGCTGGAACTTACCCCTGGGCGGCGGGACTTCTTCAAGGTGCCGAACCCGGTCGGACTGGAGCGGGTCGCCACGCTTTTGGAGAGCTGGACCGAGGGGTGGCCCGGCATCCACCACTCCATCAGCGTTACCGGAGGAGAGCCGCTACTGTACGCGAAAGAGCTGAAGGAGTGGCTTCCTGTGTTGAGAACGCTGCTTCCGGTCTACCTGGAGACCAACGGGACCCTCGCCCATCAGCTGGCACCGCTCATGCCGCACCTGGATTACATCGGCATGGATTTCAAGCTCCCCTCCACCTCAGGCTGCGTGAATCTTTGGGATGCGCACCGCGCCTTCCTGGAAACGGCTTCGAAGACTAGCGTCTTCGTGAAGATCGTCATCGACCAGAGCACCGAGGATTGGGAGATCGAACGCTCCTGCCAGATGATCATGGCCGTGAACCCCGGCATCCCCCTCATCCTGCAGCCGATGACACTCGGAAGCGGCGCCGTCGCGCTCCCCGCGCTGAGGATGCTGGAACTCCAGGAACTCTGCTCGGGCCTGAACGAGGTCCGGGTCATCCCCCAGACGCACAAGTTCATGGGGCAGCTCTAG